From Methanocella paludicola SANAE, a single genomic window includes:
- the proS gene encoding proline--tRNA ligase: MEEESKSLPPKDNFSEWYNELLMMAQVMDVRYPIKGIYVWYPFGFSIRKKVYNMLRALMDVDHQECYFPMLIPKPELLKESEHIKGFEDEVYWVTHGGLSPLEIPLALRPTSETAIYPMYKLWIRSHADLPLKLYQIVNTFRYETKQTRPLIRLREITSFKEAHTAHATWEDAEKQVHEAMDLYSDFFTKLSVPFVINKRPDWDKFPGADYTMAFDTLMPNGRSLQIGTVHHLGTKFAKTYDITYEDDKGERQYVNQTCYGISERCIAAVIGIHGDNKGLVLPPNAAPTQVVIIPIVFKSGGEEVLDVCRKVKAILNDSGITAVLDDTNERPGAKYYKWEMKGVPFRIEIGPRDIKNNAVMLVRRDGVKQSIPMDGLSQTVQNKLMDFQAELLKKASDFMWSRIKDCATLDEAKAQIESGWARMSWCGEKACGLEMENVTGGKLLGEPKGMTGSGTCPVCGKPSDKVVLVAKSY; the protein is encoded by the coding sequence GTGGAAGAAGAATCAAAGTCACTGCCTCCTAAGGATAATTTCAGCGAATGGTACAATGAGCTGTTGATGATGGCGCAGGTCATGGACGTGCGCTACCCGATCAAGGGCATCTACGTCTGGTACCCGTTCGGCTTTTCCATCCGTAAGAAGGTCTATAACATGCTGCGTGCGCTCATGGACGTCGACCACCAGGAGTGCTACTTCCCGATGCTTATCCCCAAGCCGGAACTGCTTAAAGAGTCTGAGCATATTAAGGGCTTTGAGGATGAGGTGTACTGGGTCACCCACGGTGGGCTGTCTCCCCTGGAGATCCCGCTGGCCCTGCGCCCCACCAGTGAGACCGCTATTTATCCGATGTATAAGCTGTGGATCCGGTCTCATGCGGACCTGCCCTTGAAATTATACCAGATCGTGAACACGTTCCGGTATGAGACGAAGCAGACCCGCCCGCTGATCCGTTTGAGGGAGATCACTTCGTTCAAGGAGGCCCATACCGCTCACGCTACGTGGGAAGATGCAGAAAAGCAGGTACACGAGGCGATGGACCTGTACAGCGACTTCTTCACGAAGCTCTCCGTGCCGTTCGTCATAAACAAGAGGCCGGACTGGGACAAGTTCCCGGGCGCCGACTATACGATGGCCTTCGACACGTTAATGCCCAACGGCAGGTCGCTGCAGATCGGCACCGTCCACCACCTGGGCACCAAGTTCGCAAAGACTTACGATATCACCTACGAGGACGATAAAGGGGAGCGCCAGTACGTGAACCAGACGTGCTACGGCATCTCCGAGCGGTGCATCGCGGCGGTCATCGGCATCCACGGCGATAATAAGGGCCTCGTGCTGCCCCCGAACGCAGCGCCTACGCAAGTGGTCATCATCCCGATCGTCTTTAAGTCCGGCGGAGAAGAGGTCCTGGACGTATGCCGGAAGGTCAAGGCTATCTTGAACGATTCGGGCATCACCGCCGTTTTAGATGATACTAACGAGCGCCCCGGCGCCAAGTACTACAAATGGGAAATGAAGGGCGTGCCCTTCCGCATCGAGATCGGCCCGAGGGATATCAAGAACAACGCCGTTATGCTCGTGCGCCGTGATGGTGTCAAGCAGTCCATACCCATGGATGGGCTATCGCAGACTGTGCAGAACAAGCTCATGGACTTCCAGGCGGAATTATTAAAGAAGGCTTCCGACTTCATGTGGTCGCGCATCAAAGACTGCGCCACGCTGGATGAGGCTAAAGCCCAGATCGAGTCGGGCTGGGCCCGTATGTCCTGGTGCGGCGAGAAGGCCTGCGGCCTGGAAATGGAGAATGTCACTGGCGGTAAGCTGCTTGGTGAGCCCAAGGGTATGACCGGGTCCGGTACTTGCCCCGTCTGTGGTAAGCCTTCGGATAAGGTCGTGCTTGTTGCTAAGTCCTACTAA
- a CDS encoding aminopeptidase, which yields MTDIVHQIHDSLKELMDIHPGQKALIVHDEHARDVSLLTKKALELEGVKVYSYKLPEDKRPLKDTPEDLRAIIDKIKPDLFFNQLKGYAEETPFRIALHHEESQFGAKVGHSPGVEMGMFEYPMTADFKTMKARAEALKKKFKTVRSVRLTTPAGTDLSFEIEGRDFNDDITIRPGHMGNLPAGEIWCAPVEQSMNGTIVVDGSIGDLGQVKEPLIMTVKDGFVVDVKSKDKALEKRVKELIKVDREASLAGEFGIGLNPKARLTGNLLEDEKAGRTLHIAFGNNTDMPGGQNNSQTHRDFLFKAPSIITDSGEVLMKDGEFQGY from the coding sequence ATGACGGATATTGTTCACCAGATACACGATTCACTTAAAGAGCTTATGGACATTCACCCTGGCCAGAAGGCCCTGATCGTTCACGACGAGCATGCCCGGGACGTGAGCCTGCTCACGAAGAAGGCGCTGGAACTTGAGGGCGTGAAGGTTTATTCGTATAAGCTACCTGAGGATAAGCGTCCCTTGAAGGATACTCCGGAAGACCTAAGAGCTATCATCGATAAGATCAAGCCGGACCTGTTCTTTAATCAGCTGAAGGGTTATGCGGAGGAGACGCCGTTCCGTATCGCGCTACACCACGAGGAGTCGCAGTTCGGCGCCAAAGTGGGCCACTCGCCCGGCGTCGAGATGGGCATGTTCGAGTATCCCATGACTGCCGACTTCAAGACGATGAAGGCACGCGCGGAAGCGCTGAAGAAGAAGTTCAAGACCGTGAGGTCAGTGAGGCTTACCACGCCTGCCGGGACCGACCTGAGCTTCGAGATCGAGGGCCGCGACTTTAACGATGACATCACCATCCGGCCCGGCCACATGGGCAACCTCCCCGCGGGCGAGATATGGTGCGCTCCTGTAGAGCAGAGCATGAACGGCACCATCGTGGTCGACGGCAGCATCGGCGACCTGGGGCAGGTAAAGGAGCCCCTTATCATGACCGTCAAGGACGGCTTCGTCGTCGATGTAAAGTCGAAGGATAAGGCGCTGGAGAAGCGCGTCAAGGAATTAATAAAAGTCGACCGCGAGGCGTCTCTGGCGGGCGAGTTCGGCATCGGGCTGAACCCGAAGGCCAGGCTCACCGGAAACCTGCTCGAGGATGAGAAGGCCGGCAGGACCCTGCACATCGCGTTCGGCAACAACACCGACATGCCCGGAGGGCAGAACAACAGCCAGACGCACAGGGACTTCCTGTTCAAGGCCCCGAGCATCATCACCGACTCCGGCGAAGTGCTCATGAAGGACGGCGAGTTCCAGGGCTATTAA